Proteins encoded within one genomic window of Setaria italica strain Yugu1 chromosome IV, Setaria_italica_v2.0, whole genome shotgun sequence:
- the LOC101781754 gene encoding G-type lectin S-receptor-like serine/threonine-protein kinase LECRK2 produces the protein MAAVLWSAPLARVPFLAALLLVLLQQARLPPLAAARTNLTAGATLAPPDYITSPSGAFAFGFRALDSDPAKFILATWFRFGDGNGDSSSQPQPQSVVWFAKQLPSGATPNATARSVLSVTADGELTLTDGGSNQALWAPSTERGSVLALRDSGNLQFLSDSGDQVLWESFSYPTDTLLPGQSLVYAQSGNEGKVFAKRADAEFTTGRFSMGVQSDGNVVLYVDLLKGNDPGNAYWQAYTNSPDGNTTVTFDGQGRLNYTLHNGTTQSLIQPASSFAAGDYFQFARMDLDGIVRTYIRPKNGGAGNTSWTVSGAFPDNGCHKWTSGLQGMCGPGSYCMSALTKSSRDRLSCVCPSGYNYTDEQHRDSGCTPAFEPQSCDGKDSSDDFTLVELLNTTWEASIYYKKFPSVTEDQCREYCLSDCFCAAALFIDGSDCAEVAALTNGWQANDGTILTTKALIKVRTRNPPQIASSRTRNALAYKVIAICLAFLLLITVGGLVAHHFVTRNRESQRLLSPSVRSFSWKELHQATNGFEKLLGKGSFGEVYKGTIRSPQPHPIAVKKLINSNDYSEQEFTNEVQSIGQIHHRNLVRMIGYCKEGKHRMLVFEFMPGGSLRGFLFNPEKRPPWRWRAEAALAIARGLEYLHDGCSAPIIHCDIKPDNILLDDLGVPRITDFGISKLLGNQQVHTTVTHVRGTRGYIAPEWLRGDARVDTKADVYSFGVVLLEMICCRKCHEPVTPEGAEDDDDETVTLFGWAAQLVGARRTEVMLRGDADVDTVEDMERVERFARVALSCIEPNPLLRPTMHQVVQMLETSKRQVEALPDPPVCYIEGEFGRAPREGLLVRSRSRSRGATFLGSSMQA, from the coding sequence ATGGCCGCGGTGCTCTGGTCTGCTCCCCTCGCCCGCGTTCCCTTTCTTGCCGCGCTATTGCTGGTGCTACTCCAACAAGCTCGCTTGccgccgctggcggcggcgcggaccaACCTGACCGCCGGAGCTACCTTGGCACCGCCCGACTACATCACCAGCCCGTCCGGGGCCTTCGCCTTCGGCTTCCGCGCCCTCGACTCCGACCCGGCCAAGTTCATCCTCGCCACGTGGTTCCGCTTCGGCGACGGCAACGGCGACTCCTCCtcccagccgcagccgcagtCCGTGGTGTGGTTCGCGAAGCAGTTGCCGTCGGGGGCCACGCCCAACGCCACGGCGCGGTCCGTCCTGAGCGTCACGGCCGACGGCGAGCTCACGCTCACCGACGGCGGCAGCAACCAAGCGCTGTGGGCGCCGAGCACTGAGCGCGGGTCCGTGCTCGCGCTCCGCGACTCCGGCAACCTCCAGTTCCTGAGCGACTCCGGCGACCAAGTGCTGTGGGAGAGCTTCTCGTACCCGACGGATACGCTCCTGCCGGGCCAGTCCTTGGTTTACGCCCAATCCGGGAACGAAGGGAAAGTCTTCGCCAAGCGCGCCGACGCGGAGTTCACCACCGGCAGGTTCAGCATGGGCGTCCAGAGCGACGGCAACGTCGTCCTCTACGTCGACCTCCTCAAGGGCAACGACCCCGGAAACGCCTACTGGCAGGCGTACACCAACAGCCCCGACGGCAACACGACGGTCACCTTCGATGGCCAGGGTCGCCTCAACTACACCCTCCACAACGGCACAACCCAGAGCTTGATTCAACCGGCGTcgagcttcgccgccggtgacTACTTCCAGTTCGCCAGGATGGACCTAGACGGCATCGTCCGTACCTACATCCGTCCCAAaaacggcggcgccggcaacacGTCTTGGACCGTCTCCGGCGCGTTCCCCGACAACGGCTGCCACAAGTGGACGTCCGGGTTGCAGGGCATGTGCGGCCCGGGGTCGTACTGTATGTCTGCGCTGACGAAGAGTTCAAGGGACAGGCTCAGCTGCGTGTGCCCGAGTGGGTACAACTACACCGACGAGCAGCACAGGGACAGCGGCTGCACGCCGGCGTTCGAGCCTCAGAGCTGCGATGGGAAGGACAGCTCTGACGACTTCACCCTCGTCGAGCTGCTGAACACCACCTGGGAGGCCTCGATATACTACAAGAAGTTCCCATCAGTCACGGAGGATCAGTGCCGGGAGTACTGCCTCAGTGACTGCTTCTGCGCAGCCGCGCTGTTCATCGACGGATCCGATTGCGCAGAGGTCGCCGCGCTCACGAACGGCTGGCAAGCAAACGATGGCACGATACTCACGACGAAGGCACTGATCAAGGTGCGGACGAGGAATCCTCCTCAGATAGCGTCGTCAAGGACGAGGAACGCATTGGCCTACAAGGTGATTGCCATTTGCTTGGCCTTTCTTTTGTTGATCACCGTCGGCGGCCTCGTGGCACACCATTTTGTCACCCGGAACAGAGAGAGCCAGCGGCTGTTGAGCCCGAGCGTGAGATCGTTCAGCTGGAAGGAGCTTCACCAAGCCACCAATGGCTTCGAGAAACTGCTGGGCAAAGGGAGCTTCGGGGAGGTCTACAAAGGAACAATAAGATCGCCGCAGCCACATCCCATCGCGGTGAAGAAGCTCATCAACTCGAACGACTATAGCGAGCAGGAGTTCACCAACGAGGTGCAGTCCATCGGGCAGATCCACCACAGGAACCTCGTCCGCATGATCGGCTACTGCAAGGAAGGCAAGCACCGGATGCTGGTTTTTGAGTTCATGCCAGGCGGGTCTCTCCGTGGCTTCCTCTTCAACCCCGAGAAGCGACCTCCATGGCGGTGGCGCGCCGAGGCTGCGCTCGCCATCGCCCGTGGGCTTGAGTACCTCCATGATGGCTGCAGCGCCCCAATCATCCACTGCGACATCAAACCCGATAACATCTTGCTAGACGACCTTGGTGTCCCGCGGATCACCGACTTCGGGATCTCCAAGCTACTGGGGAACCAGCAGGTGCACACCACGGTAACCCACGTCAGGGGCACCAGAGGGTACATCGCGCCCGAGTGGCTCCGCGGCGACGCGCGTGTGGACACCAAGgccgacgtgtacagcttcggagTCGTGCTGCTGGAGATGATCTGCTGCCGGAAGTGCCATGAGCCGGTGACGCCCGAGGGTGCagaggatgacgacgacgagacGGTCACCTTGTTCGGCTGGGCGGCGCAGCTTGTGGGCGCGCGGAGGACGGAGGTGATGCTGCGCGGCGACGCGGACGTGGACACCGTCGAGGACATGGAGAGGGTGGAGCGCTTCGCGCGCGTGGCGCTCTCGTGCATTGAGCCGAACCCGCTGCTGCGGCCGACCATGCACCAGGTGGTGCAGATGCTGGAGACCAGTAAACGGCAGGTTGAGGCGCTGCCTGATCCTCCAGTCTGCTACATTGAGGGcgagtttggcagggctcctcgcgaggggctcctcgtgcggagccggagccggagccgcggagccacttttttgggctcctccatgcaggcctaa